A genomic window from Blattabacterium cuenoti includes:
- a CDS encoding LptF/LptG family permease: MLKIKKLDLYIIRLFIVPFLVIFFSVFFILIIQFFWSKMDELTGKNINIFIIIKFIFYFGISIIPLVMPISILLTSIMTYGLISENQEMNIIKSSGISLFRIMKPIFLITLLLSVGLYFFSDFAIPKAKKKAKQLGYQITLALPSLKLKEGMFVNIFPNFFIKIDKKSGPNGNYLDNIFIFFYGKDLLINTIFSKNGILIPNKKDGSFIIKLMNGFFYSESVTTKKTFSYQMIHFDTFIQYFKIPFMEEKIRNLDYYDYYKTFNTKKLIEQIHFLKKEKKQLSYKFKKENYDFFFTIYNTPNRSRNRYRKIIDHLSFLIKKLKFQKKLIQDKKRTLAKIQLELQNKFTFPVTCIIMFLTGAPIGAMIKKGGIGISSIMAITLFLIYYILLTITQHKGEKAEICPWISAWIPNLIFFPISIWITYKTGMDDFYKKS, translated from the coding sequence ATGCTAAAAATAAAAAAACTGGATCTATACATAATTCGTTTATTTATAGTTCCTTTTTTAGTCATTTTTTTTTCTGTTTTTTTTATATTAATTATTCAATTTTTTTGGAGTAAAATGGATGAATTGACAGGGAAAAATATTAATATTTTCATTATAATAAAATTTATATTTTATTTTGGAATTTCTATTATCCCTTTAGTCATGCCTATTTCTATTTTATTGACCTCTATTATGACTTATGGATTGATTTCAGAAAATCAAGAAATGAATATAATTAAATCTTCTGGAATATCCCTTTTTCGCATCATGAAACCTATTTTCCTTATAACATTATTATTATCCGTAGGGTTATATTTTTTTTCTGATTTTGCTATTCCAAAAGCAAAAAAAAAAGCCAAACAATTAGGATATCAAATTACCTTAGCTCTTCCATCTTTAAAATTAAAGGAAGGTATGTTTGTAAATATTTTTCCAAATTTTTTTATAAAAATAGATAAAAAATCAGGCCCAAATGGAAATTATCTTGATAATATATTCATTTTTTTTTATGGAAAAGATTTATTGATTAATACTATTTTTTCTAAAAATGGTATTTTAATCCCCAATAAAAAGGATGGATCTTTTATCATTAAACTAATGAATGGTTTTTTTTATAGTGAAAGTGTAACTACAAAAAAAACATTTTCCTATCAAATGATACATTTTGATACTTTTATTCAATATTTTAAAATTCCTTTCATGGAAGAAAAAATAAGAAATTTAGATTATTATGATTATTATAAAACCTTTAATACAAAAAAACTAATCGAACAAATACATTTTTTAAAAAAAGAAAAAAAACAATTGTCTTATAAATTTAAGAAAGAAAATTATGATTTTTTTTTTACTATTTACAATACTCCTAATAGGAGTAGGAATAGATACAGAAAAATCATAGATCATTTATCCTTTTTAATAAAAAAATTAAAATTTCAAAAAAAATTGATACAAGATAAAAAAAGAACTTTAGCAAAAATTCAATTAGAATTACAAAATAAATTTACATTCCCAGTAACATGCATTATCATGTTTCTTACTGGAGCCCCAATAGGGGCTATGATCAAAAAAGGAGGAATAGGTATTTCAAGTATAATGGCAATAACTTTATTCCTCATTTATTATATTTTACTGACCATTACACAACATAAAGGAGAAAAAGCGGAAATATGTCCATGGATAAGTGCATGGATCCCAAATTTAATTTTTTTTCCAATAAGTATATGGATTACTTATAAAACTGGAATGGATGATTTTTATAAAAAATCCTAA
- the trxA gene encoding thioredoxin, with amino-acid sequence MIQEINDENFEKVVLKSSKKPILVDFWAPWCAPCRNLSAILEDVCTEYKGKALVVKLNVDKNTKISSQYGIRSIPTMLFFKNGEKKDMHIGVSSKEDIKNKLDSLI; translated from the coding sequence ATGATACAAGAAATAAACGATGAAAACTTTGAGAAAGTGGTTTTAAAATCATCAAAAAAGCCTATTTTAGTAGATTTTTGGGCTCCATGGTGTGCTCCATGTAGAAATTTATCTGCTATATTAGAAGATGTATGTACTGAATATAAAGGAAAAGCATTGGTCGTAAAGTTAAATGTTGATAAAAATACAAAAATTTCTTCTCAATATGGAATACGTAGTATTCCTACCATGTTGTTTTTTAAAAATGGAGAAAAAAAAGATATGCATATTGGAGTTTCTTCTAAGGAAGATATCAAAAATAAATTGGACTCCTTAATTTAA
- a CDS encoding M20 family metallo-hydrolase: MSIVNLSLLKKEAIQLLIKIINTPSLSKKEKKVSFLIEDYISQYGFYIQRKFNNIWTENTNYNKKKNIRTILLNSHQDTVPPGGNWKTDPFIAKIKKKEDKLIGLGSNDAGASVVALISTFIYLSSLSVLPYRLVLSITAEEEISGKLGVRSILPELGWIDLGIIGEPTNMQVAIAEKGLIVLDCIAEGKTGHSARDIGINAIYMATKDIEYLRNMHFKKKSKLLGIPTLTVTKIQGGIQHNMIPDFCSFVIDIRNNELYTNEELIKMIQKNIHSKIKPRSFHSNASFINTNHPIVLKAKMIGRKTYGSPTLSDQSIMSFPTIKMGVGDSVRSHTPNEYVLISEIFNGIDIYIRLLKDFQF, translated from the coding sequence ATGTCTATAGTAAATTTGTCTCTTTTAAAGAAAGAAGCGATACAACTTTTGATAAAAATAATCAATACGCCATCTCTATCAAAAAAAGAAAAAAAAGTTTCTTTTTTGATAGAGGACTATATTTCACAATATGGATTTTATATACAAAGGAAATTTAATAATATATGGACTGAAAATACTAATTATAATAAAAAAAAAAATATTCGTACTATTTTATTAAACTCTCATCAGGATACTGTCCCTCCAGGAGGGAATTGGAAAACAGATCCTTTTATTGCTAAAATAAAAAAAAAAGAAGATAAATTAATAGGGTTAGGAAGTAATGATGCGGGCGCTTCCGTTGTGGCATTAATTTCTACCTTTATATATTTAAGTAGTTTATCTGTATTACCTTATAGATTAGTTCTTTCTATCACTGCAGAAGAAGAAATTTCTGGTAAATTAGGGGTACGATCTATTTTACCTGAATTAGGATGGATAGATTTAGGTATTATAGGTGAACCCACAAATATGCAAGTTGCTATTGCGGAAAAAGGATTAATCGTATTAGATTGTATAGCAGAAGGAAAAACAGGACATTCTGCAAGAGATATAGGGATTAATGCCATCTATATGGCTACAAAAGATATAGAATATTTAAGAAATATGCATTTTAAGAAAAAATCAAAATTACTAGGAATTCCAACCTTAACTGTTACGAAAATACAAGGGGGCATACAACATAATATGATTCCTGATTTTTGCTCTTTTGTTATAGATATTAGAAATAATGAATTATATACTAATGAAGAATTAATTAAAATGATACAAAAAAATATTCATTCTAAAATCAAACCACGTTCTTTTCATTCTAATGCTTCTTTTATTAATACAAATCATCCAATTGTATTGAAAGCAAAAATGATAGGAAGAAAAACTTATGGATCCCCTACACTTTCTGATCAAAGTATTATGTCCTTTCCAACTATTAAAATGGGTGTAGGAGATAGCGTTCGTTCTCATACACCTAATGAGTATGTTTTAATTTCAGAAATATTCAATGGAATAGATATTTACATACGTTTGTTAAAAGACTTTCAATTTTAA
- the argB gene encoding acetylglutamate kinase: protein MKIHIVKIGGNLINHTEFLNHSLKSFLKLSGKKILIHGGGSKANIISDKMGITPKFIQGRRITDKETLDIVVMTYAGIINKTIVAKLQSYHCNALGLCGADMNCINSSFRSKTDDIDYGYVGDIQSINTSFIKFILNNNIVPVLCSITHNSKGDLLNTNADTIASYIAISLTKEGDEIELHFCFEKKGVLRDLQDSESYYKKIDFNLFQILKKNHTVKNGMITKLENAFFALKNGVLKVSIGHTDNLNENHKTILCL, encoded by the coding sequence ATGAAAATCCATATAGTAAAAATTGGAGGAAATTTAATTAATCATACAGAATTTCTTAATCATTCTTTAAAATCTTTTTTGAAATTATCAGGAAAAAAGATATTAATTCATGGAGGAGGTAGTAAGGCAAACATAATTTCTGATAAAATGGGTATAACGCCCAAATTTATACAAGGGAGAAGGATTACGGATAAAGAAACTCTTGATATAGTTGTTATGACCTATGCTGGAATTATCAACAAAACTATCGTTGCTAAATTACAATCTTATCATTGTAATGCTTTAGGTTTGTGCGGAGCGGATATGAATTGTATTAATTCTTCTTTTCGTAGTAAGACAGATGATATTGATTATGGATATGTAGGTGATATACAAAGTATAAATACCTCTTTTATCAAATTTATTTTAAATAACAATATTGTTCCTGTTTTATGTTCTATTACTCATAATAGCAAAGGAGATCTTCTAAATACTAACGCAGACACTATAGCTTCATATATAGCTATATCTTTGACAAAAGAAGGAGATGAAATAGAATTACATTTTTGTTTTGAAAAAAAGGGAGTATTACGAGATTTACAGGATTCGGAATCTTATTATAAAAAAATAGATTTTAATTTATTTCAAATACTAAAAAAGAATCATACGGTAAAAAATGGGATGATTACAAAATTAGAAAATGCTTTTTTTGCATTAAAAAATGGAGTATTGAAAGTGAGTATCGGGCATACTGATAATTTAAATGAAAATCATAAAACAATTTTATGTCTATAG
- a CDS encoding Rossmann-fold NAD(P)-binding domain-containing protein, with the protein MKNFFSVEDVINVYDLIKEAIDLKNNPYKFYHIGKNKTIGLVFFNPSLRTRISCQKAAFNLGCNIWVLNIHKDSWKIEMNDGNIMKSTQEHLKEAISVMSLYCDIMAVRTFPNLIDRDYDYKEVIFNKILTYSKIPVINMESATLHPLQSLADVMTIVECSPFFLNNNKKKCKVVLSWAPHIKPLPQSVANSFVQWISKIKEIDLTITFPEKYDLSKKFSNGIYTTYNQEEAFLNADFIYAKNWSSYIHYGKILCHSTDWMITKNKMKLTNNAKFMHCLPVRRNMVVEDSVLDSPSSIILKQAENRIYSSQIIFLKILQSLS; encoded by the coding sequence ATGAAAAATTTTTTTAGTGTAGAAGATGTTATTAATGTGTATGATCTGATTAAAGAAGCCATTGATTTGAAGAATAATCCATATAAGTTTTATCATATTGGAAAAAATAAAACAATTGGATTGGTTTTTTTTAATCCTTCTTTACGTACAAGAATTAGTTGTCAAAAGGCCGCTTTTAATTTAGGATGCAATATTTGGGTATTAAATATTCATAAGGATTCTTGGAAAATTGAAATGAATGATGGAAATATTATGAAATCTACTCAAGAACATTTAAAGGAGGCTATTTCTGTGATGAGTCTATATTGTGATATTATGGCCGTAAGAACTTTTCCTAATCTTATAGATAGAGATTATGATTATAAAGAAGTAATTTTTAATAAAATATTGACATATTCTAAAATTCCAGTGATTAATATGGAAAGTGCTACCTTACATCCTTTGCAGTCTTTAGCAGATGTGATGACAATTGTAGAATGTAGCCCTTTTTTTTTAAATAATAATAAGAAAAAATGTAAAGTTGTGTTAAGTTGGGCGCCTCATATCAAACCATTACCACAGTCTGTAGCAAATTCCTTTGTTCAATGGATATCTAAGATAAAAGAAATCGATTTAACCATTACTTTTCCAGAAAAGTACGATCTATCTAAAAAATTTTCTAACGGAATTTATACTACATATAATCAAGAGGAAGCATTTTTAAATGCAGATTTTATATATGCAAAAAATTGGAGTAGTTATATACATTATGGAAAAATACTTTGTCATAGTACTGATTGGATGATTACTAAAAATAAAATGAAATTAACTAATAATGCAAAATTTATGCATTGTTTACCGGTAAGGAGAAATATGGTGGTGGAAGATTCTGTTTTGGATAGTCCTTCTTCCATTATTTTGAAACAGGCAGAAAATAGAATTTATTCTTCACAAATAATTTTTTTAAAAATATTACAATCTTTATCATGA
- the carB gene encoding carbamoyl-phosphate synthase (glutamine-hydrolyzing) large subunit — MKIDKVLILGSGALKIGEAGEFDYSGTQALKALKEEGIYTILINPNIATVQTSKEIADKVYFLPLTFFFIKGVIEKERPKGILLSFGGQTALNCGVELFQKGIIEKYKMKVLGTSMESIIQSEDRNLFRNRLNRMNIKTTKSFVVNSIDHAISYSFQIGFPILIRSAYTLGGLGSGLVYNIKDLKKIVSKAFSYSSQVVIEEFLDGWKEIEYEIVRDNYNNCISVCNMENFDPIGIHTGESIVVAPSQTLNHSEYFFLRKLSLDIARDFEIVGECNVQFALDPKSEDYRVIEINARLSRSSALASKATGYPLAFVAAKLAIGYGLPELKNSVNKTTSSFFEPALDYVVCKIPRWDLQKFYGVSNRIGSSMKSVGEVMAIGGSFEEALQKGIRMLDIGMLGFINSKNTKKIGSTLLLKEALKKPTYQRVIFLEEALEKGISIQEIHDLTKIDLWFLYQLENIFKTKKKISFYNDCKDLPKKLLQKAKKEGFSDLQIAMIIKNNKEKDSIYDMEKKIRKYRKEKNIVPYVRQIDTLASEYPAHTNYLYLTYHAIQHDIIYEEDQKSVITLGSGVYRIGSSVEFDWCCVNTLNAIHKESYRSIMINYNPETVSTDFDICDRLYFEELTLERVLDIIDVEKPKGTIVSMGGQIPNNLVLKLYEQKVNILGTSPISIDKVENRYKFSHAMDDLGIKQPRWKELSDFDQIYKFVEKVDYPILVRPSYVLSGAHMNVISNYEELQSYLMDNKSISFDKPLVITEFIKNSKEIELDAVSQNGDILYYAISEHVEFAGVHSGDATLVYPPQNLYLSTLKEIVRISKKISQYFNISGPFNIQFLSKDNEIKVIECNLRASRSFPFVSKVSHFNMITLATKVLIGKKQKKKEPDFFTMNFLGIKASQFSFSRLQDADPVLGVDMTSTGEVGCLGYTFDEAILKSMLAVGYTIPKKNILISGGPIESKLDLLDMVKLLHHKRYILFSTEGTNSFLSDYGIPSIRVHWPNVKKYPNVIDLIKDRKFDLIINIPKNLSKSELDNDYAIRRYSIDFNIPLLTNARLAKAFIKAFCNLSMDQLFITSWDEYK, encoded by the coding sequence ATGAAAATAGATAAAGTACTGATTTTGGGATCCGGAGCTTTAAAAATAGGAGAAGCTGGTGAATTTGATTATTCTGGGACTCAAGCTTTAAAAGCACTGAAAGAGGAGGGTATTTATACAATATTAATTAATCCGAATATTGCTACTGTTCAAACTTCGAAAGAAATTGCTGATAAAGTATATTTTCTTCCTCTGACTTTTTTTTTTATAAAAGGGGTTATTGAAAAGGAAAGGCCTAAAGGGATTTTACTTTCTTTTGGTGGGCAAACGGCATTAAATTGTGGCGTGGAACTATTTCAAAAAGGAATCATAGAAAAATATAAAATGAAAGTTTTAGGTACGTCTATGGAATCTATTATTCAAAGTGAAGATAGAAATCTTTTTAGAAATAGGTTAAATCGTATGAATATAAAAACGACAAAAAGTTTTGTAGTAAATTCTATCGATCATGCCATCTCCTATTCTTTTCAAATAGGTTTTCCTATTCTTATTAGATCTGCTTATACTCTTGGAGGATTAGGAAGTGGCTTGGTTTATAATATTAAGGATTTAAAAAAAATAGTCAGTAAGGCTTTTTCTTACTCTTCTCAAGTTGTTATAGAAGAATTTTTAGATGGATGGAAAGAGATTGAATATGAAATAGTTAGAGATAATTACAATAATTGTATTTCCGTATGTAATATGGAAAATTTTGATCCTATAGGAATTCATACAGGGGAAAGTATTGTAGTAGCACCTTCGCAAACTTTAAATCATTCAGAATATTTTTTTTTAAGAAAATTATCTCTAGATATCGCGAGAGATTTTGAAATAGTTGGAGAATGTAATGTACAATTTGCATTAGATCCTAAATCGGAAGATTATCGTGTAATTGAAATTAACGCTCGTCTTTCTCGTTCTAGCGCTCTTGCTTCTAAAGCTACTGGATACCCATTAGCTTTTGTTGCTGCAAAATTAGCTATAGGATATGGATTACCAGAATTGAAAAATTCTGTAAATAAGACTACTTCTTCTTTTTTTGAACCCGCATTAGATTATGTAGTATGCAAAATTCCAAGATGGGATTTACAAAAATTTTATGGAGTTTCTAATAGAATTGGAAGTAGTATGAAAAGTGTAGGAGAAGTCATGGCGATTGGAGGATCTTTTGAAGAGGCTTTACAAAAAGGAATTCGTATGTTAGATATTGGAATGTTAGGGTTTATAAATTCAAAAAATACAAAAAAAATAGGATCTACTCTTTTACTTAAAGAAGCTTTGAAAAAACCGACCTATCAAAGAGTTATATTTTTAGAAGAAGCTTTAGAAAAAGGAATTTCTATTCAAGAAATACATGATCTTACCAAGATTGATTTATGGTTTTTATACCAATTGGAAAACATTTTTAAAACAAAAAAAAAGATTTCTTTTTATAATGATTGTAAGGATCTTCCAAAGAAATTATTACAAAAAGCTAAAAAAGAAGGTTTTTCTGATTTACAAATAGCGATGATTATAAAGAATAATAAAGAGAAAGATAGTATTTATGATATGGAAAAAAAAATCAGAAAATATAGAAAGGAAAAAAACATTGTTCCCTATGTAAGACAAATTGATACTTTAGCTTCTGAATATCCAGCACATACCAATTATTTGTATTTAACTTATCATGCTATTCAACATGACATAATTTATGAAGAAGATCAAAAATCCGTAATTACTTTAGGATCTGGTGTGTATAGAATTGGAAGTAGTGTCGAATTTGATTGGTGTTGTGTAAATACATTAAATGCGATTCATAAAGAATCTTATAGATCCATCATGATTAATTACAATCCAGAAACAGTAAGTACAGATTTTGATATTTGTGATAGATTATATTTTGAAGAACTTACTTTAGAACGTGTCTTAGACATTATAGATGTAGAAAAACCAAAAGGGACAATAGTTTCTATGGGTGGTCAAATTCCTAATAATTTAGTTTTAAAACTTTATGAACAAAAAGTAAATATTTTAGGAACATCTCCTATTTCTATAGACAAAGTAGAAAATAGATACAAATTTTCCCATGCGATGGATGATTTAGGTATAAAACAACCTAGATGGAAAGAATTATCAGATTTTGATCAAATTTATAAATTTGTAGAAAAAGTTGATTATCCGATATTAGTTAGACCTTCTTATGTTCTTTCAGGTGCGCATATGAATGTGATTTCTAATTATGAAGAACTTCAGTCTTATCTGATGGATAATAAATCGATATCTTTTGATAAACCATTAGTGATCACAGAATTTATAAAAAACTCTAAAGAAATTGAATTAGATGCTGTTTCTCAAAATGGAGATATTTTATATTATGCTATATCTGAACATGTAGAATTTGCAGGTGTACATTCAGGAGATGCCACATTAGTATATCCTCCGCAGAATTTATATTTATCTACATTAAAGGAAATTGTCCGTATATCTAAAAAAATATCTCAATATTTTAATATATCTGGACCTTTTAATATTCAATTTTTATCTAAAGATAATGAAATAAAAGTTATTGAATGTAATTTGAGAGCCTCCAGAAGTTTTCCTTTTGTATCAAAAGTATCTCATTTTAATATGATAACTTTAGCTACAAAAGTACTTATTGGAAAAAAACAGAAAAAAAAGGAGCCTGATTTTTTTACTATGAATTTTTTAGGAATTAAAGCTTCCCAATTTTCTTTTTCACGTTTACAAGATGCAGATCCTGTTTTGGGGGTGGATATGACTTCAACTGGAGAAGTAGGATGTTTAGGATATACTTTTGATGAAGCTATTTTAAAATCTATGCTTGCTGTTGGGTATACTATTCCAAAAAAAAATATTCTTATATCTGGGGGGCCAATAGAATCTAAATTAGATCTTTTAGATATGGTAAAACTTTTGCATCATAAAAGATATATTTTGTTTTCCACAGAAGGAACAAATAGTTTTTTATCAGATTATGGAATTCCCTCTATAAGGGTACATTGGCCAAATGTAAAAAAATACCCTAATGTGATTGATTTGATTAAGGATAGAAAATTTGATTTGATTATTAATATTCCAAAAAATTTAAGTAAATCAGAATTAGATAATGATTATGCTATAAGACGTTATTCTATAGATTTTAATATTCCTCTATTAACTAACGCACGTTTAGCCAAAGCTTTTATTAAAGCTTTTTGTAATTTATCTATGGATCAATTATTTATAACTTCTTGGGATGAATATAAATAA
- the carA gene encoding glutamine-hydrolyzing carbamoyl-phosphate synthase small subunit gives MKNKRIAMLILEDGTRYKASHFGAKTSSSGEVVFNTSMTGYTESLTDPSYKGQILTFTYPIIGNYGVPYPYFNEKIHKFYESDKVQVSGLIISYYSKRPYHWNMYKNLSDWLEEHGVPGLYDIDTRFIAKKLRKKGGSMLGKIVIEKEDLPFYDPNKDNLSQKVSTDKKIIYGNGKYQVLLVDFGLKNNILRCLLRRNCTIIRVPWDYDFTKDQYDGLVLSNGPGNPKIYEKPILYLRKALKKETPIFGICLGNQLLGLAAGGDTYKLEYAHRGHNQPVLLLEKGQNFITSQNHGYVLNPIKIDREWKIFFKNLNDNTCEGIIHKWKPFFSVQFHPESSSGPRDTEFLFDIFINSIIRKNH, from the coding sequence ATGAAAAATAAAAGAATAGCTATGCTGATACTGGAAGATGGAACAAGGTATAAAGCATCTCATTTTGGAGCAAAAACATCCTCCTCTGGAGAGGTTGTCTTTAATACATCTATGACTGGGTATACGGAAAGTCTAACAGATCCCTCTTATAAAGGTCAAATTTTGACTTTTACTTATCCAATCATAGGAAATTATGGAGTTCCATATCCATATTTTAATGAAAAAATTCATAAATTTTATGAATCCGATAAAGTTCAAGTATCCGGACTAATTATTTCGTATTATTCAAAACGTCCGTATCATTGGAATATGTATAAAAACCTATCGGATTGGTTAGAAGAACATGGAGTCCCTGGATTATATGATATAGATACCAGATTTATTGCAAAAAAACTTAGAAAAAAAGGAGGGTCTATGTTAGGAAAAATTGTCATAGAAAAAGAAGATCTTCCTTTTTATGATCCTAATAAAGATAATCTTTCTCAAAAAGTTTCTACTGATAAAAAAATTATATATGGAAATGGAAAATATCAAGTATTACTTGTAGATTTTGGATTAAAAAATAATATTTTACGTTGTTTATTGCGTAGAAATTGTACAATTATAAGAGTTCCATGGGATTATGATTTTACAAAAGACCAATATGACGGATTAGTTCTTTCTAATGGGCCTGGAAATCCTAAAATTTATGAAAAACCCATATTATATCTTCGTAAGGCTCTTAAAAAAGAGACTCCTATCTTTGGAATATGTTTAGGAAATCAACTTTTAGGTCTTGCTGCGGGAGGAGATACTTATAAATTGGAATATGCACATAGAGGACATAATCAACCAGTTTTATTATTAGAAAAAGGACAAAATTTTATTACATCACAAAATCATGGATATGTTTTGAACCCTATTAAGATTGATAGGGAATGGAAAATTTTTTTTAAAAATTTAAATGATAATACTTGTGAAGGAATCATCCATAAATGGAAACCTTTTTTTTCAGTACAATTTCATCCAGAGTCCTCTAGTGGACCTAGAGATACCGAATTTTTATTTGATATTTTTATCAATTCTATTATAAGAAAAAATCATTAA
- a CDS encoding aspartate aminotransferase family protein, producing the protein MELFDVYPILNIELKKSKGVYIYDKKGNRYLDFYGGHAVISIGHSHPYYIQSLIQQIHKISYYSNSVFIDQQKKLANLLGIISGYDNYSLFICNSGTESNENALKIASFHTGKKKVIFFRGGFHGRTSGSCSITDNYKIVSPFNAQHKTILMDYKDFTSLEKKLKNGDICAVITEGIQGVSGIIDPGYNFFCTVWDLCKKYDTILIIDEIQSGYGRTGSFFSHHLYPIQPDLITIAKGMGNGFPIGGVLIHPKFHPYHGMLGTTFGGNHLACTAGISVLEIIKKENLIENAKTMGNILLQKLQKIPQIKKIRGRGLMLGLEFNFTIKNLKNILVYKEKVFVGTSNNPYVLRLLPPLSINIYHIKLFIKKLKKALFYIEKNEK; encoded by the coding sequence ATGGAATTATTTGACGTTTATCCGATTCTAAATATCGAATTAAAAAAAAGTAAAGGAGTATATATTTATGATAAAAAAGGAAATAGATATTTAGATTTTTATGGAGGACATGCAGTTATTTCAATTGGTCATTCTCATCCATATTATATTCAATCATTAATCCAACAAATTCATAAAATATCTTATTATTCAAATAGTGTATTTATTGATCAACAAAAAAAATTAGCGAATTTATTGGGAATAATTTCAGGATATGATAATTATTCATTATTTATTTGTAATTCTGGAACGGAATCTAATGAAAATGCATTAAAAATAGCTTCTTTTCATACAGGGAAAAAAAAAGTTATTTTTTTTAGGGGTGGGTTTCATGGTAGAACTAGCGGAAGTTGTTCTATAACAGATAATTATAAAATAGTATCTCCTTTTAATGCTCAACATAAAACTATCCTGATGGATTATAAAGATTTTACTTCTTTAGAAAAAAAATTAAAAAATGGAGATATTTGTGCTGTTATCACGGAAGGGATACAAGGGGTATCTGGAATTATAGATCCTGGGTACAATTTTTTTTGTACAGTTTGGGACCTTTGTAAAAAATATGATACTATTTTGATTATTGATGAAATTCAAAGTGGATATGGAAGAACTGGATCTTTTTTTTCTCATCATTTATATCCGATACAACCAGATTTAATTACTATTGCTAAAGGAATGGGCAATGGATTTCCCATAGGAGGAGTTTTGATACATCCTAAATTTCATCCATATCATGGGATGTTAGGCACTACATTTGGAGGTAATCATTTAGCTTGTACAGCTGGTATTTCCGTATTAGAAATTATTAAAAAAGAAAATTTAATTGAAAATGCAAAAACAATGGGAAATATACTGTTGCAAAAATTACAAAAAATTCCTCAAATAAAAAAAATAAGAGGAAGAGGTCTGATGTTAGGGTTAGAATTTAATTTTACTATTAAAAATTTAAAAAATATTTTAGTTTATAAAGAAAAAGTATTTGTTGGAACTTCTAATAATCCTTATGTATTACGATTACTACCTCCACTAAGCATAAACATTTATCATATAAAATTATTTATTAAAAAACTAAAAAAAGCTTTATTCTATATAGAAAAAAATGAAAAATAA